The proteins below come from a single Prolixibacter sp. NT017 genomic window:
- the glgP gene encoding alpha-glucan family phosphorylase: MERQGVRFVKLPENPEPTWKKIIVESNVPERLKPLREIAKNLWWSWNDDARKLFEEIDPEIWEQTAHNPILLLEETSFERYDELEADEAFILRMREVEARLHQYLKERKELLGPKVAYFSMEYGLHSSLKIYSGGLGILAGDYLKEASDSKVDMVAVGLLYRFGYFKQTISANGEQVAHYDAEHFTHIPVQPVMDDNGNWVTITIEMPGRTVLAQVWVVHVGAVKLYLLDTDMEANQEQDRFITHHLYGGDNENRLKQEMVLGLGGIRALEKMGISAEIYHINEGHAAFIGLERMWKLQQKANLTFAEAKEAVRASNLFTTHTPVPAGHDAFHDDLFRAYMEKFTDRLGISWEEFQMLGKSHMHEDHFNMSFLAANLSERINGVSRLHGRVSQELLVELYKGFLPEELENVGYVTNGVHYPTWVAPEWRRIHDKFLKEELPEDIHDYDEDSEARAWKNIYKVEDGVIWNTKSKLRARLIEYIKERFTDIHIQRNENPKFIAEALSKLNPNALTIGFARRFATYKRAHLIFRNLDRLNKIVNNPERPVQFIFAGKAHPADKEGQDLIRYIMEISKRPEFIGKILFIQNYDMNLAKIMVQGCDVWMNTPTRPLEASGTSGEKGVMNGTLHFSVLDGWWVEGYKKDAGWALPEERSFDIQDLQDELDAESIYSTLENEIIPAYYYRNEKGVPVLWVDFIKNTFAEVAPYFTTRRMMRDYFDRFYIKQADRSKDIIAEDYKHAREMAEWKSKISNVWNDIELVSVQLADGITNSYKMGQDYPSKVVLDLKGLTPEEVGVEMIVVTSDEPVEFIQKQEFTPVKTENGMTHYQLDLNLKQSGTFNYGLRVYPKNENLPHRQDFRYLKWI, from the coding sequence ATGGAAAGACAAGGAGTGAGATTTGTTAAACTACCTGAGAACCCTGAACCAACCTGGAAAAAAATAATAGTCGAGTCAAATGTTCCTGAGCGTCTGAAACCTCTTCGCGAAATCGCAAAGAATTTGTGGTGGAGTTGGAATGACGATGCGAGGAAGCTTTTTGAGGAGATCGATCCTGAAATCTGGGAACAAACAGCACACAACCCGATATTGCTTCTGGAAGAAACAAGCTTTGAGCGTTATGATGAGCTGGAAGCAGATGAAGCTTTTATTCTGCGCATGCGCGAAGTAGAAGCCCGTTTACATCAATATCTCAAAGAGCGGAAAGAGTTGTTGGGACCGAAGGTGGCCTACTTTAGTATGGAGTATGGCTTGCATTCGAGCCTGAAAATTTATTCCGGTGGATTGGGAATTCTGGCCGGCGATTACCTGAAAGAAGCCAGTGACTCAAAAGTCGATATGGTAGCGGTTGGTTTGTTGTACCGTTTTGGTTATTTCAAACAGACCATCTCGGCAAATGGCGAGCAGGTGGCGCATTACGATGCCGAGCATTTTACCCATATTCCGGTGCAACCGGTGATGGACGACAACGGCAACTGGGTGACCATTACCATCGAGATGCCGGGCCGGACCGTATTGGCTCAGGTTTGGGTTGTACATGTGGGAGCCGTGAAGTTGTATCTTCTCGATACCGACATGGAAGCGAACCAGGAGCAGGATAGGTTCATTACTCACCATTTGTATGGCGGCGATAATGAAAATCGTTTGAAACAGGAAATGGTACTGGGGTTAGGTGGTATCAGGGCACTGGAAAAGATGGGCATTTCGGCAGAGATTTATCACATCAACGAAGGTCATGCTGCCTTCATCGGTTTGGAGCGGATGTGGAAGCTGCAGCAGAAAGCCAATCTTACTTTTGCTGAAGCCAAAGAAGCTGTTCGCGCGTCAAACCTCTTCACGACTCATACACCGGTTCCGGCCGGACACGACGCCTTCCACGACGATTTGTTCCGAGCCTATATGGAGAAATTCACCGATCGGTTGGGGATTTCGTGGGAAGAATTCCAGATGTTGGGAAAATCGCACATGCACGAAGACCATTTCAACATGAGCTTTCTCGCGGCTAATTTGTCCGAACGTATCAACGGTGTAAGTCGTTTGCACGGACGGGTTAGCCAGGAACTGTTGGTCGAGCTTTATAAAGGTTTCCTTCCGGAAGAGTTGGAAAATGTTGGTTATGTGACCAACGGAGTGCACTATCCGACATGGGTGGCGCCGGAATGGAGAAGAATCCACGATAAATTTCTGAAAGAAGAGCTGCCGGAAGATATTCACGATTATGATGAAGATTCGGAAGCCCGTGCCTGGAAGAATATATATAAGGTGGAGGATGGCGTTATCTGGAATACGAAATCGAAGCTGCGTGCCCGGTTGATTGAATACATCAAGGAACGTTTTACCGATATTCATATTCAGCGAAACGAAAATCCGAAGTTCATTGCCGAGGCATTGTCGAAGTTGAATCCCAATGCGCTGACAATCGGTTTTGCCCGGCGTTTTGCCACCTATAAGCGAGCGCACCTTATTTTCCGGAATCTCGACCGGCTGAATAAGATTGTGAACAACCCGGAGCGCCCGGTGCAGTTTATTTTCGCTGGTAAAGCACACCCTGCCGACAAAGAAGGACAAGATTTGATCCGTTACATCATGGAGATCTCCAAGCGGCCGGAATTTATCGGGAAGATTTTGTTCATCCAGAATTACGACATGAACCTCGCCAAAATTATGGTGCAGGGTTGCGATGTTTGGATGAACACCCCGACGCGCCCGCTGGAAGCTTCCGGTACCTCAGGTGAAAAAGGGGTAATGAACGGTACTTTGCACTTCTCGGTTCTTGACGGCTGGTGGGTCGAAGGTTACAAGAAGGACGCCGGATGGGCCCTTCCGGAAGAACGCTCGTTCGATATTCAGGATCTGCAGGATGAACTGGATGCGGAAAGCATTTACAGTACCCTGGAAAACGAGATCATTCCGGCCTATTACTACCGGAACGAAAAAGGAGTACCGGTTCTTTGGGTCGATTTCATCAAAAATACATTTGCTGAAGTGGCGCCTTACTTTACCACACGCCGGATGATGCGCGACTATTTCGACCGTTTCTATATCAAGCAAGCCGACCGCTCAAAGGATATCATTGCGGAAGATTACAAGCATGCCCGCGAGATGGCGGAGTGGAAATCGAAAATTTCCAATGTTTGGAACGATATCGAGCTGGTGAGTGTACAGCTGGCCGACGGCATTACGAATTCCTATAAAATGGGACAGGACTATCCGTCTAAAGTGGTGCTCGATTTGAAAGGATTGACACCCGAGGAAGTTGGCGTGGAGATGATTGTGGTTACGTCGGATGAACCTGTTGAATTTATACAGAAGCAGGAGTTTACTCCGGTGAAAACAGAAAACGGAATGACGCATTACCAATTGGATCTCAATCTGAAGCAATCGGGAACCTTTAACTACGGTTTGCGGGTCTACCCGAAGAATGAGAACCTGCCGCATCGGCAGGATTTCCGTTACCTGAAATGGATTTAA
- a CDS encoding iron-sulfur cluster assembly protein, whose amino-acid sequence MDERIDKIIASLKEVYDPEIPVNVYDLGMVYSVDVDEHNTANVLMTLTAPNCPAADMIVSDVEYMTKKVDGVEDCKVEITFDPPWDKSMMSEEARLELGFM is encoded by the coding sequence ATGGATGAAAGAATTGACAAAATAATTGCCAGCCTGAAAGAGGTTTACGACCCGGAAATTCCGGTCAATGTATACGATTTGGGCATGGTTTACAGTGTTGATGTGGATGAACACAACACGGCCAACGTACTAATGACATTAACGGCTCCGAATTGTCCCGCCGCCGACATGATTGTTTCGGATGTGGAATACATGACGAAAAAGGTGGACGGCGTTGAAGATTGCAAGGTGGAGATTACTTTTGACCCGCCGTGGGATAAGTCGATGATGTCCGAAGAGGCGCGACTCGAACTCGGCTTCATGTAA
- a CDS encoding glycoside hydrolase family 57 protein, with product MKSVCLYFQIHQPFRYRKYRFFDIGNDHYYYDDYANETILRKVANNCYLPANKVLLEQLKKHKGKFKIALSISGIALEQFELYAPEVLHSFQELADTGYVEFLSETYSHSLVSLFDGESFDRQVKEHDDKIEAYFGQRPTVFRNTEMIYSDDIGDKVYKMGFKAMLTEGAKHVLGWKSPNFLYCNALNPRLKVLMRNYKLSDDISFRFSNKGWNEYPLTAEKFVNWMNALDKNEEMINLFMDYETFGEHQTKDSGIFDFLKNFPEVALNSGEFTFDTPSEIVDKYQPISAVHVPHPISWADEERDLSAWLGNELQEEAFGKLYDLKDRMLRCTDPVMIKDWNYLQISDHMYYMCTKFFSDGEVHMYFNPYSSPYEAFINYMNVLSDFRIRLNALVPESEIDREIAALKEVIDEKEDRLTKAEEELRNLKKKLKEAKGATLPKVEKKKTTKKATAKSKTKSKSN from the coding sequence ATGAAATCCGTTTGTTTGTATTTTCAGATTCATCAGCCATTTCGTTACCGGAAATACCGCTTCTTTGATATTGGTAACGACCATTACTACTATGATGATTATGCCAACGAAACCATTCTGAGAAAGGTGGCAAACAATTGTTATTTGCCGGCTAACAAAGTGTTGCTGGAGCAGCTTAAGAAGCACAAAGGAAAATTTAAGATAGCCCTTTCAATCTCAGGTATCGCGCTGGAGCAATTTGAACTGTATGCGCCCGAAGTCTTGCACTCGTTTCAGGAACTGGCCGATACCGGTTATGTGGAATTTCTGTCCGAGACCTACTCTCACTCGCTTGTTTCATTATTCGATGGTGAGTCTTTCGACAGGCAGGTGAAGGAGCACGATGATAAAATTGAAGCTTATTTCGGTCAGCGTCCTACCGTTTTCCGGAATACCGAGATGATTTATTCCGATGATATTGGGGATAAGGTGTATAAAATGGGTTTCAAAGCCATGCTCACCGAAGGAGCAAAACACGTTTTGGGCTGGAAAAGTCCTAATTTCCTCTATTGTAATGCTCTTAACCCGCGGCTGAAGGTGCTGATGCGGAACTACAAACTCAGTGACGATATCTCTTTCCGCTTCTCGAATAAAGGCTGGAATGAATACCCACTGACCGCTGAGAAATTCGTGAACTGGATGAATGCGCTCGATAAGAATGAAGAGATGATCAACCTGTTCATGGATTACGAAACATTTGGCGAACATCAGACAAAAGATTCAGGCATATTCGATTTTCTGAAGAACTTTCCGGAGGTTGCATTAAATAGTGGAGAATTTACTTTTGATACTCCTTCAGAAATTGTTGATAAGTACCAGCCCATTTCGGCAGTGCATGTTCCGCATCCGATTTCCTGGGCGGACGAAGAGAGAGATCTTTCTGCCTGGCTCGGAAATGAGTTGCAGGAAGAAGCTTTTGGTAAATTGTATGATTTGAAGGACCGGATGTTGCGGTGTACCGATCCGGTTATGATTAAAGACTGGAACTACCTGCAAATTAGCGACCATATGTATTACATGTGTACCAAGTTCTTTTCCGACGGAGAGGTGCATATGTACTTCAATCCCTACAGCAGTCCGTACGAAGCGTTCATTAACTACATGAATGTGCTGAGCGACTTCAGGATTCGACTGAACGCGTTAGTTCCTGAATCGGAGATCGACCGCGAAATTGCGGCTCTGAAGGAAGTCATTGACGAAAAGGAAGACCGCTTGACAAAAGCCGAAGAAGAATTGAGAAATCTGAAAAAGAAATTGAAAGAAGCCAAAGGTGCTACCTTGCCTAAGGTGGAAAAGAAGAAAACGACAAAAAAAGCAACGGCAAAGAGTAAAACGAAAAGTAAGAGTAATTGA
- a CDS encoding alpha/beta hydrolase — MKFAEYKWESFDGLDYYAVSWAPDVYPKAVLALVHGHGDHCRRYDHWLSKFPEKNLAAVAFDYRGHGRSGGKRGILRHYTDFLQDVELLVRKTRELFPGIPVILFGHSMGGNMALSYCLRRAAVPQLAIITSPWITLRKRPGAVMTAAACLANRLTPRLTFKTGLRSRDFSEDEESADSRSKDELLHNRISVRLFCEVKREGEWLLENAYRLNIPVLLMQGLDDPIMDSNAGLKLFDNAADRITYRGWHGARHQLHDFEGQDEVLEFIFHWIEQNI; from the coding sequence ATGAAGTTTGCGGAATACAAATGGGAATCGTTCGACGGACTGGACTACTATGCGGTCAGTTGGGCGCCGGATGTTTATCCGAAAGCAGTGCTGGCACTGGTCCATGGCCATGGCGATCATTGCCGCAGGTATGATCATTGGCTGAGTAAGTTTCCCGAAAAGAATCTGGCTGCTGTCGCATTCGATTACCGGGGACACGGACGATCGGGCGGAAAAAGAGGAATTCTTCGTCATTACACCGATTTTTTGCAGGATGTGGAGCTATTGGTGCGAAAAACCCGCGAATTATTCCCCGGCATCCCGGTAATCCTTTTCGGCCACAGCATGGGTGGAAACATGGCGTTGAGTTACTGTTTGCGCAGAGCTGCCGTTCCACAGCTGGCTATCATCACTTCGCCATGGATAACGTTGCGGAAAAGACCCGGTGCTGTTATGACAGCAGCTGCTTGTCTGGCCAATCGCCTGACGCCCCGTCTTACCTTTAAAACCGGACTCCGTTCACGCGATTTCTCGGAAGATGAAGAATCAGCTGATTCGCGTAGCAAAGATGAATTATTGCATAACCGCATTTCTGTCCGACTGTTTTGCGAAGTCAAGCGCGAAGGTGAATGGTTGCTGGAAAATGCTTATCGGTTGAATATACCGGTTCTGCTGATGCAGGGACTGGATGATCCCATAATGGATAGCAATGCCGGTTTGAAGCTATTCGATAATGCCGCCGATCGGATTACCTACCGCGGATGGCACGGCGCGCGTCACCAACTGCACGATTTTGAAGGACAGGATGAGGTGCTGGAGTTTATTTTTCACTGGATAGAACAGAATATATGA
- a CDS encoding amylo-alpha-1,6-glucosidase, whose amino-acid sequence MSYLKFDKQQLVNLEYSLQREFLRTNRAGSYSSSTLAGCNTRKYHGLLVTQLNELDGGRHVLLSSLDETVIQHDAEFNLGIHKFPGDHYEPRGHKYLRDIEFNKISKLTYRVGGVILSRERILVEKEEQLLIRYTLEDAHSPTKLRFKPFLAFRNVHTLSKANMFANTRFVPVENGIKMRLYEGYPFLHMQFSKEVDFVPVPDWYFNIEYMKEQKRGYEFHEDLFVPGYFELPIEKGESIVFSASTAEEKPSGFKRRFTNETKKRTPRDSFSNSLLNSAQQFLCMRNDGDDIIAGYPWYESIPRQTFLAINGILLRQGNLKTYESILKTHTKRLKDGLFPKYVGAGESDYDAADAPLLFFVSVQELNDYVEKKELWEKYGPTMKKILANYRKGTRFNIHMQDNGLIHAKAENVALTWMDAYVEGKPVTPRGGLAVEINALWYNAVSYALELAEIAGDHAFVEEWKDISEKIAASFQETFWCDEEEYLADYVDGDYKDWSVRPNMLFAAWLSYSPLSREQKKAVISRVKNELLTTSGLRSLSPKNQEYLGICDGDLSARSLAMHQGTVYPFFIGPFVKAYIGIHKMGGMSFVKNVMESFEEEMTEHCIGTLSEMYDGNPPHEARGAVSQAWNVGSILSAISFLDNYEE is encoded by the coding sequence ATGAGCTATCTGAAATTTGATAAACAGCAGTTAGTCAATCTGGAATATTCACTGCAGCGTGAATTTCTTCGCACCAACCGTGCGGGAAGTTATTCATCTTCTACTCTTGCGGGGTGCAACACCCGTAAGTATCATGGTCTGCTCGTTACTCAGTTGAACGAGCTGGACGGGGGAAGACATGTGCTTCTTTCGTCGTTGGATGAAACAGTGATTCAGCATGACGCAGAATTTAATCTGGGAATACACAAGTTCCCGGGCGACCATTACGAGCCCCGCGGACACAAATATCTTCGCGATATTGAATTCAATAAAATTTCAAAGCTCACTTACCGCGTTGGTGGTGTCATTCTTTCGCGTGAGCGGATTTTGGTAGAAAAGGAAGAACAGCTTCTGATCCGATACACGCTGGAAGATGCTCATAGTCCGACAAAGCTCCGGTTCAAACCATTTCTGGCTTTTCGAAATGTTCATACACTGAGTAAAGCCAACATGTTTGCAAATACCCGTTTTGTTCCGGTTGAGAATGGAATTAAAATGCGCTTGTACGAAGGGTATCCTTTTCTGCACATGCAGTTTTCGAAAGAAGTCGATTTTGTTCCTGTGCCGGATTGGTATTTCAATATCGAATACATGAAGGAGCAAAAAAGAGGTTACGAGTTTCATGAAGACCTCTTTGTGCCGGGATATTTTGAACTTCCGATTGAGAAAGGAGAATCCATTGTTTTCTCGGCGTCGACAGCCGAAGAAAAGCCGAGCGGATTTAAGCGTCGGTTTACCAACGAAACGAAAAAGAGAACGCCTCGCGATTCGTTTTCCAACTCGTTGCTCAATTCTGCCCAGCAGTTTCTTTGCATGCGCAATGACGGTGATGATATTATCGCCGGCTATCCATGGTATGAGTCGATTCCGCGGCAGACTTTTCTGGCGATTAACGGGATTTTACTGCGCCAGGGAAACCTGAAAACGTATGAGTCGATTCTGAAAACGCATACCAAGCGGTTAAAGGACGGCCTTTTCCCAAAATATGTTGGTGCCGGTGAAAGTGATTACGACGCAGCTGATGCACCGTTGCTGTTCTTCGTCAGTGTGCAGGAATTGAATGATTACGTAGAGAAGAAAGAGCTCTGGGAAAAGTATGGTCCGACCATGAAGAAGATACTGGCCAACTACCGGAAAGGCACACGATTCAATATCCATATGCAGGATAACGGCTTGATTCACGCGAAAGCAGAGAATGTTGCGCTGACATGGATGGATGCTTACGTGGAAGGAAAGCCGGTTACACCGAGAGGTGGTTTGGCTGTTGAAATCAACGCACTTTGGTACAACGCGGTTTCTTATGCTCTGGAGTTGGCCGAAATTGCGGGTGATCATGCTTTTGTTGAGGAGTGGAAAGATATATCGGAAAAAATCGCCGCCTCGTTTCAGGAAACATTCTGGTGCGATGAGGAAGAATACCTGGCCGATTATGTCGATGGCGATTACAAAGATTGGTCAGTGCGTCCCAACATGCTTTTTGCTGCCTGGCTTTCATATTCTCCTTTGTCGCGGGAGCAGAAAAAAGCCGTTATCAGCCGCGTGAAGAATGAGTTGCTTACCACCAGTGGGTTGCGATCGTTATCACCGAAAAATCAGGAATATTTGGGAATATGTGACGGCGATTTGAGTGCCCGGTCACTGGCGATGCACCAGGGAACTGTTTATCCGTTTTTTATCGGGCCTTTTGTTAAAGCGTATATAGGAATTCATAAGATGGGGGGGATGTCATTCGTGAAAAACGTTATGGAGTCCTTTGAAGAAGAAATGACAGAACATTGTATTGGAACACTTTCCGAGATGTATGACGGAAACCCGCCCCACGAGGCCCGTGGCGCTGTTTCCCAGGCATGGAATGTGGGCTCCATATTGTCGGCCATTTCGTTTCTTGATAACTATGAAGAGTAA
- the queG gene encoding tRNA epoxyqueuosine(34) reductase QueG → MDTEKATYSERIKEEAKRLGFTDCGIAAVEHLEEEEARLLQWLEKGMNGQMGYMERNVEKRLDPGKLVEGARSVVSVILNYYPGETQKVEDAPVISKYAYGTDYHFVIKDKLKSLMRFIQEEIAPCSGRPFVDSAPVLDRAWARRAGLGWIGKNSHLISPKHGSFFFIGELIIDLELAYDKPADTDFCGSCTRCIDACPTKAIVAPHTIDARKCISYLTIENREEIPEAFKGQLQDRMYGCDICQDVCPWNRTPATHNVEAFKPKPELLEMSRAEWKELDREHFNQLFRKSAVKRAGFKGLRRNIDFLD, encoded by the coding sequence ATGGACACGGAAAAAGCCACATACAGCGAGCGCATCAAAGAAGAAGCGAAACGGCTCGGTTTTACTGATTGCGGTATTGCAGCCGTCGAACATCTCGAGGAAGAGGAGGCCCGTTTGTTGCAATGGCTTGAAAAAGGTATGAACGGGCAGATGGGCTACATGGAGCGAAATGTGGAGAAACGTCTCGACCCGGGAAAATTGGTGGAAGGCGCCCGTTCTGTGGTTTCGGTTATTCTTAATTATTATCCGGGCGAAACGCAAAAGGTAGAAGATGCGCCGGTAATTTCAAAATATGCTTACGGAACGGATTATCACTTTGTCATCAAAGACAAACTGAAAAGCCTGATGCGATTTATTCAGGAAGAGATTGCTCCTTGTTCCGGACGACCATTTGTCGATTCGGCGCCGGTTCTGGATCGGGCGTGGGCACGTCGGGCGGGACTCGGCTGGATTGGTAAGAACTCCCATCTTATTTCGCCTAAGCATGGCTCTTTCTTTTTTATTGGTGAACTCATCATCGATTTGGAACTGGCGTATGACAAACCAGCTGACACTGATTTCTGCGGCTCTTGCACCCGCTGTATCGATGCCTGTCCGACCAAAGCCATTGTGGCTCCTCATACCATTGATGCCCGGAAATGCATCTCCTACCTAACGATTGAAAATCGCGAAGAAATTCCCGAAGCTTTTAAAGGCCAGCTGCAGGACCGAATGTATGGCTGCGACATCTGTCAGGATGTTTGTCCGTGGAACCGGACTCCTGCTACTCATAATGTCGAAGCATTCAAACCCAAGCCCGAACTGCTCGAAATGTCACGCGCTGAATGGAAAGAGCTGGACCGGGAACACTTCAATCAACTCTTCCGTAAATCGGCGGTAAAACGAGCCGGTTTTAAAGGCCTTCGTCGTAACATCGATTTTTTAGATTAA
- a CDS encoding GSCFA domain-containing protein — translation MSRFRTKIDLPEYKKKLDYREKIVLMGSCFAENIGEKLTSRCFPVDVNPFGILYNPVSVGNSLEILMEQKRFEDEDIFFANGRWNSYHHHSRFSHQDQKICLEEINKRVTFGAEQLSQAGFLFITFGTAWVYENRDARKVVSNCHKQPAKQFHRYRLNVDETVNRWETLLTRLWEMNPGLQVIFTVSPIRHWKDGAHENQISKSVLFLVIETLLNRFEKGRIAYFPSYEIVMDELRDYRFYAPDMIHLSDTAVDYIWERFSDVLITRDSLSIMNRVEKLRRATEHRPFDEHGKDYRLFLDNQLTQADKLMKQYPFLNIQDILEYFLRKLKE, via the coding sequence ATGAGCCGATTCAGGACGAAAATAGATTTACCGGAATACAAGAAGAAGCTCGACTACCGTGAAAAAATCGTGCTGATGGGATCATGCTTTGCCGAAAATATTGGGGAAAAGCTCACCAGCCGCTGTTTTCCGGTCGATGTTAATCCGTTCGGAATTTTATACAACCCGGTTTCTGTGGGGAATAGCCTGGAAATTCTAATGGAGCAAAAGAGATTTGAAGATGAAGATATCTTTTTTGCTAACGGACGATGGAACAGCTATCACCATCATAGTCGTTTTTCCCATCAGGATCAAAAAATCTGCCTCGAGGAAATTAACAAACGCGTAACATTTGGGGCAGAGCAACTTAGCCAGGCGGGTTTTCTTTTTATCACTTTCGGTACAGCCTGGGTGTACGAAAACCGTGACGCTCGAAAAGTAGTGTCGAATTGTCACAAGCAGCCGGCGAAGCAGTTTCACAGATACCGCTTAAATGTAGATGAAACTGTCAACCGGTGGGAGACTTTGCTAACCCGGTTGTGGGAGATGAATCCTGGTTTGCAGGTTATTTTTACCGTAAGTCCGATACGTCACTGGAAAGATGGGGCTCACGAAAACCAAATCAGTAAATCGGTGTTGTTTCTAGTAATCGAGACCTTGTTGAATCGGTTTGAAAAGGGGCGAATAGCTTATTTCCCATCGTATGAAATTGTGATGGACGAATTGCGGGACTACCGGTTTTACGCCCCTGACATGATTCACCTGAGCGACACCGCTGTCGATTATATCTGGGAGCGCTTTTCGGATGTTCTAATAACAAGAGATAGTTTGAGCATCATGAACAGAGTAGAAAAACTGCGACGAGCGACCGAACACCGGCCCTTCGATGAACATGGGAAAGACTACCGCTTATTCCTTGACAATCAGTTAACACAGGCTGATAAATTGATGAAACAATACCCGTTCCTTAACATTCAAGATATTTTGGAGTATTTTCTTCGAAAACTGAAGGAATAA
- a CDS encoding glycosyltransferase — MKVLMFGWEFPPHISGGLGTASYGLTRGLAHYDDVNVLFVVPKAYGDEDRSAVDNIIGASDVPITRKQVKFEDLQKKVDYFEVDSSLIPYVGPEEFYKLTQQKVSSRSRFIQTDSEGRLPFTGKYGADLLQEIARYALVADVIAQENEFDLIHAHDWLAYPAGIAAKKASGKPLVVHVHATDFDRSGGSVNPSVYAIEREGMEAADKVITVSNLTRNIVIDKYGIDPAKVVTVYNAVEPVERKPRLGINKGVDEKIVTFLGRITMQKGPEYFIEAAHQVLRRMDNVRFVMAGSGDMMNKMIKRSAQLGITDRFHFTGFLKGDDVFDMFRLSDVYVMPSVSEPFGISPLEAMMSDVPVIISKQSGVAEILTHAIKVDFWDINAMADAIYSILKYPALPKMFKKHGRIEVDHLQWRHSAAHVRQVYLSALGQSTSNSNA; from the coding sequence ATGAAAGTATTAATGTTTGGATGGGAATTCCCTCCCCATATCAGTGGTGGCCTCGGGACTGCCAGTTACGGACTCACCAGGGGATTGGCCCATTATGATGATGTGAATGTTCTCTTTGTTGTTCCCAAAGCTTACGGTGACGAAGATCGATCGGCTGTGGATAATATTATTGGTGCCAGCGACGTGCCGATTACACGAAAGCAAGTGAAGTTTGAGGATCTGCAGAAAAAGGTCGATTATTTTGAAGTAGATTCATCCCTGATTCCTTATGTCGGGCCGGAAGAGTTTTATAAACTGACACAGCAAAAAGTTAGTTCACGATCGCGTTTCATTCAGACCGACTCGGAAGGACGATTACCTTTTACAGGAAAATACGGCGCCGATTTATTGCAGGAAATAGCCCGTTATGCACTTGTGGCAGATGTGATTGCCCAGGAAAATGAATTCGACCTGATTCATGCGCATGATTGGTTGGCCTATCCTGCCGGAATTGCTGCCAAAAAAGCCAGTGGAAAGCCGTTGGTTGTGCATGTGCATGCTACCGATTTCGACCGTTCGGGCGGAAGTGTTAACCCTAGTGTGTATGCTATCGAGCGCGAAGGTATGGAGGCTGCCGATAAGGTGATTACCGTGAGTAACCTGACCCGGAATATTGTTATCGATAAGTATGGTATCGATCCGGCCAAAGTTGTGACGGTTTACAACGCTGTTGAGCCGGTTGAACGCAAACCAAGACTCGGGATAAACAAAGGGGTGGACGAGAAGATTGTGACGTTTCTCGGGCGAATTACGATGCAGAAAGGGCCGGAATATTTTATCGAAGCAGCTCACCAGGTTTTGAGGCGGATGGACAATGTCCGTTTTGTGATGGCGGGTTCCGGCGATATGATGAACAAGATGATAAAACGTTCGGCCCAGTTGGGAATAACCGACCGCTTCCATTTTACAGGCTTTTTAAAAGGAGATGACGTATTTGATATGTTCCGTCTCAGTGATGTGTATGTGATGCCCTCTGTATCCGAACCATTTGGAATTTCCCCGCTCGAAGCGATGATGTCCGACGTTCCGGTGATCATCTCCAAGCAATCGGGAGTAGCCGAAATTCTGACACACGCCATTAAAGTCGATTTTTGGGATATTAACGCCATGGCCGATGCCATCTATTCGATATTAAAGTATCCTGCTTTACCTAAGATGTTTAAGAAACATGGCCGGATTGAAGTAGACCACCTGCAGTGGCGCCATTCAGCAGCGCATGTGCGCCAGGTGTATTTATCTGCTTTAGGACAGTCAACCAGTAACAGTAACGCGTAA